CGAAGTTGTACCCGAACAGCGACTGGTCCCACTGGAAGGTGCCATCGATGGCCTTGGCGTAAGGGTCGAGCAGCAGCTTGTTCGGATTGCAGCGGTGTCCGGTGGCCGGGTCGTGCGGTCCGTGTACTCGGTACCCGTAGCGCTGACCAGGCTCGATGGTCGGTAGAAAACCGTGCCAGATGAACCCGTCGACCTCGGGCAGCCGGTAGCGCGTCTCGTTCCCGTCGGCGTCGAAGAGGCAGAGCTCGACCTTCTCGGCCACCTCGCTGAACAGGGCGAAGTTGGTCCCGGAGCCGTCGTATGACGCTCCGAGCGGATAGGCCTTCCCAGGCCACACCTCCTGTGTCGGTGTGGACGGTGTCGGATCGAGCGTTTCCGGCATGGGGTTCCTTCTCTGTCGAACTCTGTCGGACACATCGCGCTGTTCGGCTTCGCTGACGAGCGTGCACGTGGCTCCGGAGCACGGGAGTACCCGTTGACGGCCGTGTCTATTCTGCGAGATCCATCACGACTGGTGCCGGCCCATTCGAGCGTCGCCGCGTCGTCACACAACCCTGCACCATCCGCACCGGTCTCGCCACCTGCCTCTATTCCGGACGGCGCCACGTGGTACCGAAGGTGCTGTGCAGAAACAGGATTGATGGCGCCCACGGCACGTCGCTGTTTACCCTGACACAATGCTGACCGAACTGGTCTCCCTTCCGGGTGGCACCTACAGAATGGGGTCGACCGCTTTCTACCCCGAGGAGGCCCCGGTCCACACCGTGACCGTCGAGCCGTTTCGGATCGAACGCCATCCGGTGACCAACGCGCAGTTCGCCGAATTTGTCTCCGACACCGGGTATCTCACGGTTGCCGAACGGGCATTGGAGCCGGCCGACTTCCCGGGCGTTCCGGCGGCCGACCTGGTGCCCGGTGCCCTCGTCTTTCGGTCGACGCCCGGACCGGTGAACCTCGCGGATTGGCGGCAGTGGTGGGTCTGGGAACCCGGGGCGTGCTGGCGGCGGCCGTTCGGCGGTGACTCCTCCCACGATGACCGCCCAGACCACCCCGTGGTGCAGGTCGCCTACCCCGACGCTTTCGCCTACGCCACCTGGGCGGGCCGACGGCTACCCAGCGAAGCCCAGTGGGAGTATGCGGCGCGGGCCGGTTCCACCACCGCCTATGCGTGGGGTGAGCAGGTACGGCCCGAAGGTCGACTGATGGCCAACACCTGGCAAGGGCAATTCCCCTATCGCAACGATGGTGCGCTGGGCTGGTCGGGAACCTCTCCGGTCGGCACATTCCCGCCCAATGATTTCGGCCTCGTCGACATGATCGGCAACGTTTGGGAGTGGACCACGACGCGTTTCGGCCGCCATCACCGCATCGACGGTGGCGTCGACAACGGTTGCTGCCCGCCGCCACCGTCCGGTGACCCGACTGTCAGCCACGCGCTCAAGGGTGGTTCGCACCTGTGCGCGCCGGAGTACTGCCACCGTTACCGCCCGGCCGCGCGGTCCGCTCAGTCTCAGGACAGCGCGACCACTCACATCGGTTTCCGCTGTATCGCCTGATAGGTCATCGGCGACGAAAAGCGTTTCAGGACAGTGCCATCCATGTCCCGAGACCGATCATGACCACCGCGATCACGATATCGAGTGCGCGCCATGTCGCCGGA
The sequence above is drawn from the Mycolicibacterium neoaurum VKM Ac-1815D genome and encodes:
- a CDS encoding formylglycine-generating enzyme family protein; translation: MLTELVSLPGGTYRMGSTAFYPEEAPVHTVTVEPFRIERHPVTNAQFAEFVSDTGYLTVAERALEPADFPGVPAADLVPGALVFRSTPGPVNLADWRQWWVWEPGACWRRPFGGDSSHDDRPDHPVVQVAYPDAFAYATWAGRRLPSEAQWEYAARAGSTTAYAWGEQVRPEGRLMANTWQGQFPYRNDGALGWSGTSPVGTFPPNDFGLVDMIGNVWEWTTTRFGRHHRIDGGVDNGCCPPPPSGDPTVSHALKGGSHLCAPEYCHRYRPAARSAQSQDSATTHIGFRCIA